The Pseudomonas extremaustralis genome contains a region encoding:
- a CDS encoding GlxA family transcriptional regulator, whose product MRRIGFFVCPGHDALDLAGPLSAFNQVATAAGHTPYDLRVISKSGGPVVGNTGLPIETRPVGNRRFDTVVFVGGDIEPMQTAENIAIAKQLASKASRVASVCTGAFLLAETGLLDGLRATTHWSYTAQLQLRFPTIKVEGDSIYIADGRIWTSAGIASGIDLALAMIERDMGAEIARDVSRLLVVPYRRPGGQSQFSAMSQMEPESDRIRIALNFAREHLAEPLPVERLADAARLSLRQFGRAFRRETGETPAKAVERLRVEAACLRLQNGSEPIEQIALAIGFTDPERMRRAFVKIYGHPPQSIRRERRLTGNTVP is encoded by the coding sequence ATGCGTCGAATTGGATTCTTCGTTTGCCCTGGTCACGATGCATTGGATCTTGCTGGGCCACTTTCTGCGTTTAATCAGGTGGCCACAGCTGCCGGTCATACCCCCTATGATCTTCGCGTCATCTCAAAGTCGGGAGGGCCGGTTGTTGGCAATACAGGCCTTCCGATCGAGACGAGGCCGGTCGGCAACCGCAGGTTTGATACCGTGGTGTTTGTCGGTGGTGATATCGAGCCGATGCAGACAGCGGAGAACATCGCCATTGCCAAGCAGTTGGCTTCCAAAGCCTCGCGGGTGGCCAGCGTGTGTACTGGCGCGTTTCTGCTGGCGGAAACCGGCCTATTGGACGGTCTGAGAGCAACGACGCACTGGAGCTACACGGCGCAATTGCAGTTGCGCTTCCCGACTATCAAGGTCGAGGGCGATAGCATCTACATAGCGGACGGACGCATCTGGACATCGGCGGGCATCGCCTCCGGAATCGACTTGGCGCTGGCCATGATTGAAAGGGATATGGGCGCGGAAATTGCGCGCGATGTTTCCAGGCTCCTGGTCGTTCCGTATCGCCGGCCAGGAGGCCAGTCCCAGTTCTCCGCGATGTCGCAAATGGAACCGGAGTCGGATCGCATCCGCATCGCTCTGAATTTTGCCCGAGAACATCTGGCTGAGCCGTTGCCTGTCGAACGGCTCGCCGATGCCGCAAGACTGAGCTTGCGACAGTTCGGACGAGCATTCCGCCGAGAAACGGGTGAGACGCCAGCCAAGGCAGTCGAGCGGCTGCGAGTTGAAGCTGCATGTTTGCGCCTGCAAAACGGCAGCGAACCGATCGAGCAGATTGCTCTCGCGATCGGATTCACCGATCCAGAAAGAATGCGCAGGGCCTTCGTCAAAATCTACGGGCATCCGCCTCAATCCATTCGACGCGAGCGCAGACTCACCGGCAACACTGTGCCCTGA
- a CDS encoding DJ-1/PfpI family protein, whose translation MTDNNENNATDEQPMGAGSSRRDVLKFGSIVTLGSILGGGALLGKATPVLAQADSKGALAPDEPFNILIVNYDGGTLLDFAGPSEIFHRLPNTNVRYASLKGGNVTLEFGVVYGNTERLADIEKTDLILVPGGSDLSAPMHPEYLAQIRRLAEGAKHITSVCNGSLVLAAAGVLNGKRSACHWAFVNKLAEYGAIGVPDRFVEDDNGRFMSGGGVTAGIDFAIRVAAKMRGNLDAEFTQLAIEYDPDPPFRSGHPRDARPEVIAMVDKILPNASKGLARIPGVR comes from the coding sequence TTGACCGACAATAACGAAAACAACGCAACTGACGAGCAGCCTATGGGGGCCGGCAGTTCCCGGCGTGATGTTCTCAAATTCGGCAGCATCGTCACGCTCGGCTCGATCCTGGGAGGCGGTGCCTTGCTTGGCAAGGCCACGCCTGTGCTTGCCCAGGCGGACAGCAAAGGGGCGCTTGCTCCAGATGAGCCGTTCAATATTCTGATCGTAAATTACGACGGCGGTACGCTTCTCGATTTCGCCGGTCCCAGCGAGATTTTTCATCGGCTACCGAATACGAACGTTCGCTATGCGAGTCTGAAGGGGGGCAACGTGACCCTCGAATTCGGGGTCGTGTATGGCAACACGGAACGACTGGCTGATATTGAGAAGACCGACTTAATCCTGGTCCCCGGCGGCTCAGATTTGTCGGCGCCGATGCACCCTGAGTATCTGGCGCAGATCCGACGCCTGGCTGAAGGCGCCAAACACATTACGTCGGTGTGCAATGGATCGCTCGTACTCGCCGCAGCCGGCGTTCTCAACGGTAAGCGAAGCGCCTGTCACTGGGCCTTCGTCAACAAACTGGCCGAATATGGCGCCATTGGCGTTCCGGATCGTTTCGTCGAAGACGACAACGGCCGGTTCATGAGCGGCGGTGGCGTAACTGCGGGCATCGACTTCGCCATTCGCGTCGCTGCGAAAATGCGCGGGAACCTGGATGCCGAGTTCACGCAACTCGCGATTGAATATGACCCCGATCCGCCTTTCCGCTCCGGTCACCCCAGGGACGCTCGGCCAGAAGTCATCGCGATGGTCGACAAAATCTTGCCTAACGCATCCAAGGGGCTCGCGCGTATTCCAGGCGTTCGCTGA
- a CDS encoding RidA family protein, with translation MTKKVLEIPPDHPMFAAHHSGYERYGYSPAVRAGDFLFIAGEIGFRPDGSVPDSVAEQTAVALERTKEILRLQGLTMADLVEVVSYHVNLKETIDEFLPVKAQYTERPFPAWSIIGVEALARPELKIEIRSIAVFPTGK, from the coding sequence ATGACCAAGAAAGTGCTTGAGATCCCGCCGGATCATCCGATGTTTGCTGCGCACCATAGCGGCTATGAGCGTTATGGTTACTCGCCCGCGGTTCGCGCCGGCGACTTTCTCTTCATCGCTGGCGAGATCGGTTTCCGACCCGACGGCTCTGTCCCCGATAGCGTCGCTGAGCAGACCGCTGTTGCGCTTGAGCGGACAAAGGAAATCTTGCGGCTACAAGGACTCACGATGGCCGATCTCGTAGAAGTGGTGAGCTATCACGTCAACCTGAAAGAGACGATCGACGAGTTCTTGCCCGTGAAGGCTCAGTACACGGAACGCCCGTTTCCTGCCTGGTCGATCATTGGCGTCGAGGCCCTCGCCCGTCCCGAGCTCAAGATCGAAATTCGAAGCATCGCAGTTTTCCCAACAGGCAAGTAG
- a CDS encoding HD-GYP domain-containing protein, which translates to MLKCNEFYYLAPDSETRPYWSDLTGNAPSNAPCAMGCAPSPAETAVSSDPATAQAPAATAIPPTCMKDELVAAQEICTRAKAAVVEMFSHVRMGRALELENIGALVDDIASSIARHPNAFISLARLKSLDDYTYMHSVSVCALMIALGNQLNFPAELTRRAGMAGLLHDIGKMAIPGAILNKPGRLNDDEVQLMRTHPQEGEKTLLATAQMCDMVVDVCLHHHERVDGNGYPHQLAGDQISLFARMAAVCDVYDAITSDRAYNQAWDPAVAIQQMSTWDGHFDDEVFRAFLKSVGIYPVGSIVQLKSGSIGVVIEQHPASLLTPKVKLFFLPVLNIYITPRIVDLSDPEQTDRIIARVPPQRYDFKNTERFWLNDEVPE; encoded by the coding sequence ATGTTGAAGTGCAACGAGTTCTATTATCTGGCGCCAGACAGCGAGACACGGCCGTACTGGAGTGACCTCACCGGTAACGCCCCCTCGAATGCCCCGTGCGCCATGGGCTGTGCCCCATCGCCTGCCGAGACGGCCGTCTCATCGGACCCGGCCACCGCGCAAGCACCTGCGGCAACTGCGATCCCCCCCACCTGCATGAAAGACGAGCTGGTCGCTGCCCAGGAAATCTGTACCCGCGCCAAGGCCGCCGTGGTCGAGATGTTCAGCCATGTCCGCATGGGCCGCGCCCTGGAGCTGGAAAATATCGGCGCACTGGTCGACGACATTGCCTCATCGATCGCACGCCATCCCAATGCATTCATCAGCCTGGCGCGCCTGAAAAGCCTCGACGATTACACCTATATGCACTCAGTGTCCGTGTGTGCGCTGATGATTGCCCTGGGCAACCAGCTGAACTTCCCCGCCGAACTGACCCGTCGAGCAGGGATGGCCGGCCTGCTGCATGACATCGGCAAAATGGCCATTCCGGGTGCGATCCTCAACAAGCCTGGGCGCTTGAACGATGACGAAGTGCAACTGATGCGCACCCACCCCCAGGAGGGTGAGAAAACCCTGCTGGCCACCGCGCAAATGTGCGACATGGTCGTGGATGTGTGCCTGCATCACCATGAGCGGGTCGACGGCAACGGCTATCCCCATCAGTTGGCGGGCGACCAGATCAGTCTGTTTGCACGCATGGCCGCCGTTTGCGATGTCTACGATGCCATCACCTCGGACCGCGCCTACAACCAGGCCTGGGACCCGGCGGTCGCGATCCAGCAAATGTCCACATGGGACGGGCATTTCGACGACGAGGTGTTCCGCGCGTTCTTGAAGTCCGTGGGCATTTATCCGGTGGGGTCTATCGTTCAATTGAAAAGTGGCAGTATCGGCGTGGTGATCGAACAACATCCCGCCTCGTTACTGACGCCAAAGGTCAAGTTGTTCTTCTTACCGGTATTAAATATCTATATAACGCCGAGAATAGTCGACCTGAGTGACCCCGAACAAACCGATCGCATCATCGCGCGCGTGCCGCCACAACGTTACGATTTTAAGAATACCGAGCGTTTTTGGCTCAACGATGAAGTCCCCGAATAG
- a CDS encoding phosphoenolpyruvate carboxykinase (ATP), with the protein MYDDYYLCGWRVRSDLPLPELLPWTGDLQAPIDLHIELGAVEARLPDPSYEGPVLQMGADGTCRFAIESVATYRIAHDGRTIRVQPSLSADLPAVRTFLFGTVFAIVCQRRTVLPLHACCVKLPSPQGDVAVAFTAPSGTGKSTLASAFMRRGYPILADDVTVISLDQERGAIALPTFPRVKLWQDAMSQFGHGMDDAERVRHGMDKFSVGLGAEHFAGGTPLRLAALYHLERVEDAKHAGQEEVAGLLASVRFSKALYQERILMTVASGKGAHFSLVTRLAAGIARHVLVRQLSGFEHLDELVQRTVAFHAGMSSQA; encoded by the coding sequence ATGTATGACGATTACTATCTATGTGGCTGGCGCGTGCGCAGTGACTTGCCGTTGCCGGAGCTATTGCCCTGGACAGGGGATCTACAGGCTCCGATAGACCTACATATCGAGCTCGGAGCGGTTGAGGCACGACTGCCGGACCCTTCATACGAAGGTCCCGTTCTGCAAATGGGCGCTGATGGAACCTGTCGTTTCGCTATCGAGTCAGTTGCGACCTACCGTATAGCACACGATGGCCGTACGATTCGGGTACAACCCAGCCTCTCAGCGGATCTCCCCGCAGTAAGGACATTTTTGTTCGGTACCGTGTTTGCAATTGTTTGCCAGCGCCGTACGGTCTTACCTTTGCATGCCTGTTGCGTGAAACTGCCTTCTCCCCAGGGCGATGTTGCGGTCGCCTTCACGGCGCCTTCGGGAACGGGTAAATCGACCCTGGCATCTGCCTTCATGCGGCGTGGTTATCCGATTCTGGCGGACGATGTCACGGTGATAAGCCTCGACCAGGAGCGAGGCGCAATTGCGTTGCCTACTTTCCCCAGGGTTAAGCTCTGGCAGGATGCAATGAGCCAGTTTGGCCATGGCATGGATGACGCAGAGCGTGTACGTCATGGTATGGACAAATTCTCCGTCGGCTTAGGGGCAGAGCACTTCGCCGGCGGCACGCCTTTGAGGCTGGCAGCGCTGTACCATCTTGAGCGGGTCGAAGATGCCAAGCATGCGGGGCAGGAAGAAGTTGCCGGGTTGCTGGCCTCGGTTCGATTCTCCAAGGCCCTGTATCAGGAGCGCATTCTCATGACCGTTGCCTCGGGTAAGGGCGCCCACTTCTCTCTGGTAACGCGATTGGCTGCTGGCATTGCGCGACATGTTCTGGTTCGACAGCTTTCTGGTTTTGAACATTTAGATGAACTTGTCCAGCGCACTGTGGCGTTCCACGCCGGGATGAGCAGTCAGGCATGA
- a CDS encoding YybH family protein, with translation MKFHVLATGFTACFSLFAFSVPATAGSENRPPEAAIKAENARFAQAYGRGDYGAVARLYTKDGALLPPGGGKIIGATAITEYFSKQHVGPRPDTVSFANYEFYGDDQAVTEVSDAEIRDADGKLKYSGKQILIFLKQDGVWKLHRDMWNDHAL, from the coding sequence ATGAAGTTTCATGTTCTTGCTACTGGCTTTACAGCCTGCTTCTCGCTTTTCGCCTTTTCCGTGCCGGCAACTGCCGGTAGCGAGAATCGCCCGCCCGAGGCGGCCATCAAAGCCGAGAATGCGCGATTTGCGCAAGCATATGGGCGAGGTGACTATGGGGCGGTCGCCCGCCTCTATACCAAGGATGGCGCGCTCTTGCCACCCGGAGGCGGCAAGATCATTGGCGCCACGGCAATCACGGAATACTTCAGCAAGCAACATGTTGGACCCAGGCCCGACACGGTGTCTTTCGCCAATTACGAGTTTTACGGTGACGATCAGGCTGTTACCGAAGTATCGGATGCCGAGATCCGTGATGCCGATGGCAAGCTCAAGTACAGCGGCAAACAGATCCTGATCTTTCTGAAACAGGACGGCGTTTGGAAGTTGCATCGCGACATGTGGAACGATCACGCTCTTTGA
- a CDS encoding sulfotransferase domain-containing protein, translated as MSGFYWLASYPKSGNTWLRLVLNSYRLGGSKPDFSQKQNFAPIASSRRRFDELVGVASSDLLPDELLKLRPRMYELQVTGAREPLFNKVHDAWQLTPGGEPLFPAANTLGVVYIVRDPRDVVLSLAGHIGFSVDRAIDLLLDEAAILCDQTLGLRDQLPQRLRSWSRHVLSWIDLPAPWSPLLIRYEDMLMKPQESFACVIKYCGWPLDDERLEQALDATRFDRLQAAEARHGFSERPQRAARFFREGRAGGWRERLNEAQLRRIEDATEPVRARLAYF; from the coding sequence ATGAGTGGCTTTTACTGGCTGGCGTCCTATCCTAAGTCTGGTAACACATGGTTGCGCTTGGTGCTCAACAGTTATCGTCTGGGCGGATCGAAGCCCGACTTCTCGCAGAAACAGAACTTCGCTCCTATTGCCAGCAGTCGGCGCCGCTTCGACGAGCTTGTGGGCGTCGCATCTTCTGATTTGCTGCCGGATGAGTTGCTGAAGTTGCGTCCGCGCATGTATGAGCTGCAAGTAACGGGGGCGCGCGAACCTTTGTTCAATAAGGTGCATGACGCGTGGCAATTGACTCCAGGGGGGGAGCCACTGTTCCCAGCCGCCAATACCCTTGGAGTGGTCTATATCGTACGCGATCCTCGAGATGTGGTTTTGTCGCTGGCCGGGCACATCGGTTTTAGTGTGGATAGGGCGATCGATCTTCTCCTCGACGAAGCAGCTATCCTGTGTGACCAAACGCTCGGACTCAGGGATCAGCTACCTCAACGACTGCGGAGCTGGAGTCGGCATGTGCTGAGCTGGATTGATCTGCCCGCGCCTTGGAGTCCTTTGCTGATTCGCTATGAAGACATGTTGATGAAGCCCCAGGAAAGCTTTGCCTGTGTCATCAAATATTGTGGCTGGCCGTTAGATGACGAACGTCTAGAGCAAGCCTTGGATGCCACTCGTTTCGACCGGCTGCAGGCTGCGGAGGCCAGACATGGCTTCAGTGAACGGCCGCAACGCGCCGCTCGCTTCTTCCGAGAGGGGCGTGCTGGAGGATGGCGTGAGCGATTGAATGAAGCACAGCTACGACGCATTGAAGATGCCACCGAGCCGGTAAGAGCGCGTCTTGCTTATTTCTAG
- a CDS encoding SDR family oxidoreductase — MRLKNKSALITGGTSGIGLATAKLFIAEGARVAVTGRDDAVFEQVKAELGENALVLKGDVRSIEDMRRIAAEVKEKFGGLDVVFANAGRAFPSAINDIEEELYNEIMDINVKGVVFTLQAVLPDLREGASFILNTSFVAQTGKHNISLTAAAKAAVRSLARSWSFEFLDRKIRFNAIAPGGINTPLLGKWGMSDHDLQHFKNEFAKFVPVGHMGEPQDIAYAALYLASDESSYVVGTELVVDGGASQL, encoded by the coding sequence ATGAGGCTTAAGAACAAGTCAGCGTTGATCACGGGCGGTACCAGTGGCATCGGCCTCGCGACCGCGAAGCTCTTCATTGCAGAAGGTGCCCGAGTAGCGGTTACGGGGCGCGATGATGCCGTATTCGAGCAAGTGAAGGCCGAGCTGGGTGAGAATGCGCTCGTTCTCAAGGGCGATGTACGTTCGATCGAGGATATGCGCAGGATTGCCGCTGAGGTTAAAGAAAAGTTCGGTGGCCTGGATGTCGTGTTTGCCAACGCTGGTCGAGCGTTTCCATCAGCAATCAACGATATCGAAGAAGAGCTCTACAACGAGATCATGGACATTAACGTCAAGGGCGTGGTGTTCACACTTCAGGCGGTGCTGCCAGATTTGCGCGAGGGCGCCTCGTTTATTCTGAATACATCGTTTGTTGCGCAGACGGGCAAGCACAACATTTCCCTGACTGCCGCCGCCAAGGCCGCCGTGCGGTCTCTTGCACGCAGTTGGTCGTTCGAATTCCTGGACCGGAAGATCCGGTTCAACGCAATTGCACCGGGTGGGATAAACACACCGCTGCTCGGCAAATGGGGAATGTCTGACCACGATCTCCAGCACTTCAAGAATGAGTTCGCAAAGTTTGTCCCGGTGGGCCACATGGGCGAGCCCCAGGACATTGCTTACGCAGCGCTTTATCTCGCCAGCGACGAATCCTCCTACGTCGTCGGTACTGAACTGGTCGTCGACGGCGGCGCTTCGCAACTTTGA
- a CDS encoding LeoA/HP0731 family dynamin-like GTPase — MAIAKGANGAPAFLGVAIEAWGSWEQYKREEAFRKSIAKMVEDFEKRRKELIGLINAEQFREQFFGKYLQLKDSVAQLQDSLKDCNERQQRFQAWRVEAQTIQAQFKALS, encoded by the coding sequence ATGGCGATAGCCAAGGGCGCCAACGGTGCGCCTGCCTTTCTCGGCGTCGCCATCGAAGCCTGGGGCAGCTGGGAGCAATACAAGCGCGAAGAGGCGTTCCGTAAGTCCATCGCGAAGATGGTCGAAGACTTTGAGAAGCGGCGCAAAGAACTGATCGGCCTGATCAACGCCGAGCAATTCAGGGAGCAATTCTTCGGCAAGTACCTGCAACTCAAGGACAGCGTCGCCCAGCTTCAGGACAGCTTGAAAGACTGCAACGAACGCCAGCAGCGCTTCCAGGCTTGGCGGGTCGAGGCACAAACCATCCAGGCGCAGTTCAAGGCGTTGAGTTGA
- a CDS encoding lasso peptide biosynthesis B2 protein: MISAHRLRVIEAALFFSLTPIFCRLFSWRLLLSLSGARIEPASSDLNPALSPMARAVGDAVAVAARRLPWKPLCLRQALVAACMLRLRGKRSVLCLGVRREGESIGAHAWLVLLGQDGGIVCGAENIGNVRALRQQD; this comes from the coding sequence TTGATCAGCGCTCACCGTCTTCGTGTTATCGAAGCCGCCCTCTTTTTTTCTCTCACGCCTATCTTCTGTCGTCTGTTTTCGTGGCGCCTTTTGCTGAGTTTGAGTGGAGCTCGCATTGAACCGGCATCGTCTGATTTGAATCCTGCCTTGTCGCCGATGGCTCGTGCGGTGGGAGACGCCGTGGCCGTTGCGGCCAGGCGCCTTCCCTGGAAACCTCTTTGTTTGCGCCAAGCGTTGGTGGCTGCCTGCATGTTGCGCCTGCGCGGGAAACGCTCCGTACTATGCCTGGGCGTACGCAGAGAAGGTGAATCTATAGGCGCGCATGCATGGCTGGTATTGCTTGGGCAAGACGGTGGGATCGTTTGCGGGGCGGAGAATATTGGCAATGTTCGCGCTTTGCGGCAGCAAGATTAG
- a CDS encoding PqqD family protein, with product MSDITGEATVIRNASVLAAEIGGELVLMSVSQWHYFGLNSVASDIWERLASPVRVETLCETLSAEYDGDIKVIRQDVMELLSKLASRELIEVQV from the coding sequence ATGAGCGATATCACGGGAGAGGCGACTGTCATCAGGAATGCTAGCGTGCTAGCTGCCGAAATCGGTGGAGAACTGGTGCTAATGAGCGTGTCCCAGTGGCACTACTTCGGCCTCAACTCCGTGGCCAGCGATATTTGGGAGCGACTCGCATCGCCTGTGCGTGTAGAGACCTTGTGTGAGACGCTGTCAGCCGAGTATGACGGAGACATCAAGGTGATTCGTCAGGATGTCATGGAGTTGCTGAGCAAGCTGGCGAGTCGTGAGCTCATCGAGGTTCAGGTTTGA
- a CDS encoding chemotaxis protein CheV, translated as MTGVLASVNSRTQLVGQNRLELLLFRFNNQQLYGINVFKVREVIRCPKLSSIPKSNSNICGVANIRGVCIPILDLAMATGLPGVEDQESAFIILTEYNNRVQGFLVYAVEHIVNLNWEDIHPPPKGSGENNYLTAVTRTDDRLVEIIDVEKVLTEISPSSEEISSGVVEHDVTQLARHLRVLTVDDSMVARKQVTRCLETVGVEVVALNDGRQALDYLRAMLDEGRKPDEEFLMMISDIEMPEMDGYTLTAEIRNDPRMAKLHIVLHTSLSGGFNQAMVKKVGADDFLAKFRPDDLAGRVVSRIKAVNPN; from the coding sequence ATGACCGGTGTATTGGCATCCGTTAACAGCCGCACACAACTGGTCGGGCAGAACAGGCTCGAACTGTTGTTATTCCGTTTCAACAATCAGCAACTGTACGGGATCAACGTATTTAAAGTTCGCGAAGTTATACGCTGCCCGAAGCTATCTTCGATACCAAAGTCTAATAGCAATATTTGTGGCGTTGCCAATATCCGGGGTGTGTGTATCCCTATCCTTGACCTGGCCATGGCAACGGGACTGCCCGGCGTCGAGGATCAGGAGAGCGCTTTTATCATTCTGACGGAGTACAACAATCGCGTTCAGGGCTTCCTCGTCTACGCGGTCGAACACATCGTCAATCTGAACTGGGAAGACATTCATCCGCCGCCCAAGGGCAGTGGTGAGAACAATTACCTGACGGCCGTCACCCGCACCGACGACCGCCTGGTCGAGATCATCGATGTTGAAAAGGTGCTGACAGAAATTTCGCCATCGTCCGAGGAAATATCCAGCGGCGTGGTGGAACACGACGTCACCCAACTGGCCCGCCACCTGCGCGTGCTGACCGTGGATGATTCGATGGTTGCGCGCAAGCAGGTCACCCGCTGCCTGGAGACCGTGGGCGTCGAGGTGGTGGCCTTGAACGATGGCCGCCAGGCGCTTGATTACCTGCGCGCCATGCTCGACGAAGGGCGCAAGCCGGATGAAGAGTTTCTGATGATGATTTCCGACATCGAGATGCCGGAGATGGACGGCTACACCTTGACCGCCGAGATCCGCAACGACCCGCGCATGGCCAAGCTGCACATTGTGCTGCACACCTCGCTTTCCGGTGGGTTCAACCAGGCCATGGTCAAGAAAGTCGGGGCCGATGACTTCCTCGCCAAGTTCCGCCCCGATGACCTGGCCGGTCGTGTCGTCTCACGTATCAAAGCTGTTAACCCGAACTGA
- a CDS encoding glycosyltransferase family protein, translating to MKVLKEMALKKPCSFIFILTFLVFAVLQYKLAVLNYTTRFVDFAQNMLEHGVTLFPIADNLQPYPDYTVINTLLVYLVSLPFGRVSVLSMGLPFCVAAALMLVFVYKLGVLHEKKWGAYGVVFTLFTWSFLDGVNSLALDIYPALVTVVCFYLAYSGEVYKQRFRLPLVLAGLALGFAFRGPIGLIGPACVVASYYFLSKQWRMLVVFCLLAGLVLAMGVAVLAWAAYVQGGEAFLHEVLTMQGLGRFSSDHSPRYYFYFSTGLLTYGVTVLIALNVIVKKGKCFFERSPHPSTNMLLYLSGWLLVVIALFTIPSSKKARYILSITPAISLLAAYIFVDRSHLFASTRDKLLRFCLNLPVVGLGMLLLVFIHGLYAATPLRPNYLGASVGLIALVAVRPWMVRRFSVHPHREFVIVSFGAAAFLIMDMFFFNSITYHLELANEPTPKFLPYWFW from the coding sequence ATGAAAGTGCTGAAAGAAATGGCTTTAAAAAAGCCATGCTCATTTATTTTTATATTGACATTTCTCGTGTTCGCGGTTTTGCAATACAAGCTGGCTGTGCTCAATTACACAACGCGCTTTGTCGATTTTGCTCAAAATATGCTCGAGCATGGGGTGACGCTGTTTCCCATCGCGGATAATCTGCAGCCATATCCCGATTACACGGTAATCAATACGCTTCTTGTTTATCTGGTTTCTTTGCCGTTTGGCCGTGTATCCGTTCTTTCAATGGGGCTTCCCTTCTGCGTTGCCGCTGCTTTGATGCTGGTGTTTGTTTACAAGCTCGGTGTATTGCATGAGAAAAAATGGGGCGCATATGGTGTTGTGTTTACCCTGTTCACCTGGTCATTTCTGGACGGCGTGAACTCCTTGGCACTGGATATATACCCCGCGCTTGTTACGGTGGTGTGTTTTTATCTGGCCTATTCGGGAGAGGTATACAAACAACGTTTTCGATTGCCGCTTGTGCTCGCAGGCCTTGCGCTGGGCTTTGCGTTTCGTGGCCCTATTGGTCTGATCGGCCCCGCCTGTGTGGTCGCCTCTTATTATTTTTTGAGCAAGCAATGGCGCATGCTGGTTGTGTTTTGTTTGCTGGCAGGCTTGGTCTTGGCCATGGGCGTCGCAGTGCTGGCATGGGCTGCCTATGTACAAGGTGGAGAGGCTTTTCTACACGAGGTATTGACCATGCAAGGGCTGGGGCGGTTTAGCAGTGATCACTCGCCCCGTTATTACTTCTATTTCTCAACAGGTTTACTGACCTATGGCGTAACAGTTCTTATTGCTTTGAACGTTATCGTCAAGAAGGGGAAGTGCTTTTTCGAACGCTCCCCCCATCCGTCCACGAACATGCTGTTGTATCTATCGGGCTGGCTGCTTGTGGTGATCGCGCTGTTCACGATCCCAAGCTCCAAGAAAGCGCGTTACATACTTTCAATCACACCGGCTATTTCCTTATTGGCTGCCTACATCTTCGTGGATCGCAGCCATCTCTTTGCAAGTACCAGAGACAAACTACTGAGGTTTTGCTTAAACCTGCCAGTGGTTGGCCTGGGAATGTTACTGCTCGTGTTTATTCATGGCCTGTATGCGGCGACACCACTTCGACCGAACTATCTCGGTGCGTCCGTGGGTTTGATTGCCCTTGTTGCCGTCAGGCCCTGGATGGTGAGACGTTTCAGCGTGCATCCCCATCGTGAATTTGTGATTGTGTCTTTTGGTGCAGCCGCCTTCCTCATAATGGACATGTTTTTCTTTAACTCTATTACCTACCACTTGGAGTTGGCCAATGAGCCGACACCCAAGTTCCTGCCGTATTGGTTTTGGTAA